In a genomic window of Nodosilinea sp. E11:
- a CDS encoding amino acid adenylation domain-containing protein codes for MIVDKPIQVPSEEDVFVFPASFAQQRLWFIDQLFPGDVLYTSPLVFRLSGQLQRSHLQRSMQAIAQRHEILRTAFEVVDGQLMQIVVNQVDLPLPLIDLRSHPAHQREAIALQDIWQTLQHPFHLNQRPLFRVQLWQLQDDEYLMLIALHHIIFDEWSSGVLIRELGEGYAALVKNKSNALPELPIQYADFAHWQRQRLQGEVLNTQLSYWKQQLKDIPVLQLPGALSPISGQPLSQKSQGASQLLELPQRLLKALEDLSQQAEVTLFMTLLAAFQTLLHRYTGQTDLALGTPIANRHQSELEGLIGFFVNSLVLRTNLEGDPTFLELLEQVREVTLAAYDHQDLPFERLVEELQPIRNLGQNPLFQAVFALQNTPMTQLELPGLILSPVDLETKTARFELEFYLWTCGDNFRNLWGKGWQQSDGLRGMVIYNTELFEASAITSLLKHFQTLLEGIVANPNQPLSALPLLTTEDQQELLQRWSSNRSSYPANDCIHHRFEAQVRERPDAIAIQFGTQQFTYQQLNQGSNQLARYLQRLGIGAEMPVGICLERGIEAIAAMLAILKAGGAYVPLDPSYPAERLRFMVEDAGITVILTQASWVGELQAATTNVICLEQAWDAIAQESEQNLPTSGTADQLAYVIYTSGSTGTPKGVMVPHRAVNRLVCNTDYVQINAGDRMAQVANLAFDAATFEVWGALLNGAHLVGIERETTLSPADFATTLQQQQISMLFLTTALLNQTVSQIPDAFRSLKYLLFGGEMVNVDRVRSLVQQGKPQHLLHVYGPTENTTFSTWYEIQEVSQNAATIPIGKAIANTQVYVLDAHFNPVPAGVIGEIYLGGNGLAKGYLNRPDLTAEKFVDCSSVTGAQETINGFLYKTGDRALYHPDGNLEFLGRVDNQIKIRGFRVELGEIEQAIAQYSSVQTVVVVVREIDQDRQLVAYIVPSAVEVISKQELRSLLKKRLPVYMIPAAFVVLDALPLTANGKVDQKALPPPALHRAEPSLMAAPTTSLEATLVEIWVKLLGQQVGIDDNFFELGGHSLLATQFVSRVRDRLHIELPLRTIFETPTIAELAQQINTLQATLQPDFTALTSAQSGANSQRREEIDL; via the coding sequence ATGATTGTAGATAAACCGATTCAGGTGCCCAGCGAGGAAGATGTTTTTGTCTTTCCTGCCTCGTTTGCCCAGCAGCGTTTGTGGTTTATTGACCAACTATTTCCGGGAGATGTTCTCTATACAAGTCCCCTGGTGTTTCGGCTGAGTGGTCAGCTACAGCGATCGCACCTCCAGCGCAGTATGCAGGCGATCGCGCAGCGGCACGAAATTTTGCGGACTGCGTTTGAGGTAGTTGACGGTCAATTAATGCAGATTGTCGTGAATCAGGTAGACCTGCCACTGCCGTTGATCGATTTGCGATCGCACCCTGCCCACCAGCGCGAAGCCATAGCGTTGCAAGACATTTGGCAAACCCTTCAACACCCGTTTCACCTCAATCAACGACCTCTCTTTCGAGTGCAGCTGTGGCAATTGCAGGATGACGAATATTTGATGTTGATTGCGCTGCATCACATTATTTTTGATGAATGGTCGAGTGGCGTTTTGATTAGAGAATTGGGTGAAGGATACGCCGCTTTAGTTAAAAATAAATCTAATGCACTGCCCGAATTGCCGATTCAGTATGCAGATTTTGCTCATTGGCAACGGCAACGGTTGCAGGGTGAGGTGCTGAACACCCAGTTAAGCTATTGGAAACAGCAGTTAAAAGACATCCCAGTTCTACAATTGCCAGGTGCGTTGTCACCTATATCGGGGCAACCACTATCTCAAAAATCTCAGGGCGCAAGTCAATTGCTGGAATTGCCTCAGCGATTGTTGAAGGCGTTAGAAGACCTGAGCCAACAGGCGGAGGTGACGCTGTTTATGACCCTGCTGGCGGCATTTCAAACCCTGCTGCATCGCTACACCGGACAAACCGATCTGGCGCTCGGTACTCCCATTGCCAATCGACATCAGAGCGAACTGGAAGGGCTGATTGGCTTTTTTGTGAATAGCCTGGTTCTGCGGACTAACCTGGAGGGCGATCCGACGTTTTTGGAATTGTTGGAGCAAGTCCGAGAGGTTACCCTAGCTGCCTACGATCATCAGGATTTGCCGTTTGAAAGGCTAGTCGAGGAACTTCAACCTATTCGTAACCTCGGTCAAAATCCCCTATTTCAAGCAGTGTTTGCCCTGCAAAACACACCCATGACACAACTAGAATTGCCAGGATTAATTCTCAGTCCGGTAGATCTAGAAACTAAGACAGCTCGCTTCGAATTGGAATTTTACCTTTGGACCTGTGGCGACAACTTTAGAAATTTGTGGGGTAAGGGTTGGCAGCAGTCAGACGGGTTACGGGGGATGGTGATTTACAACACCGAATTGTTTGAGGCAAGCGCGATCACATCGCTGCTCAAGCACTTTCAAACGTTGCTAGAGGGAATTGTTGCCAACCCAAACCAGCCTCTTTCTGCCCTACCATTACTCACAACTGAAGACCAGCAAGAATTGCTCCAGCGCTGGAGCAGCAACCGATCCAGCTATCCTGCCAACGACTGTATTCATCACCGGTTTGAAGCACAGGTGAGAGAACGACCCGATGCGATCGCCATCCAATTTGGCACCCAACAATTCACCTATCAGCAGTTGAATCAGGGCAGCAACCAACTGGCGCGATATTTGCAACGGTTGGGCATTGGCGCAGAAATGCCTGTCGGCATTTGCCTGGAACGCGGAATAGAAGCGATCGCCGCTATGCTGGCGATTCTCAAAGCGGGAGGAGCCTACGTGCCTCTCGACCCCAGTTATCCGGCAGAACGGTTGCGCTTTATGGTGGAGGATGCGGGCATTACCGTTATTCTCACCCAGGCCAGTTGGGTAGGCGAGTTGCAGGCAGCAACCACCAACGTAATTTGCTTGGAGCAAGCCTGGGACGCGATCGCCCAGGAATCAGAGCAGAACTTACCCACTTCCGGTACCGCCGATCAGCTAGCCTACGTGATCTACACCTCTGGCTCTACCGGAACCCCGAAAGGCGTGATGGTGCCCCATCGAGCAGTCAATCGGTTGGTGTGCAATACCGATTATGTGCAGATCAATGCTGGCGATCGCATGGCGCAAGTGGCAAACCTCGCCTTTGATGCCGCCACCTTTGAAGTGTGGGGTGCCTTGTTAAACGGCGCACACCTGGTCGGCATTGAGCGAGAAACCACGCTGTCTCCCGCTGATTTTGCGACCACATTGCAGCAGCAGCAGATTAGTATGCTGTTTCTCACTACGGCTTTGTTGAATCAAACCGTGAGTCAAATTCCCGATGCCTTTCGATCGCTTAAGTATCTGCTGTTTGGCGGTGAAATGGTGAATGTTGATCGGGTGCGATCGCTAGTGCAACAGGGTAAACCTCAACACTTGCTCCATGTGTATGGCCCCACCGAAAACACCACCTTTTCTACTTGGTATGAAATTCAGGAAGTTTCTCAAAATGCTGCCACTATACCCATTGGCAAGGCGATCGCTAACACTCAGGTGTATGTACTGGATGCCCATTTTAATCCGGTTCCTGCAGGGGTAATTGGTGAAATTTATTTGGGTGGGAATGGATTGGCAAAAGGATATTTAAATCGCCCAGACTTGACGGCTGAAAAGTTTGTGGATTGCTCATCTGTCACTGGGGCACAGGAAACTATCAATGGGTTCTTATACAAAACAGGCGATCGCGCTCTTTATCACCCCGACGGCAATTTGGAATTTTTGGGCCGCGTAGACAATCAGATCAAAATTCGGGGATTTCGAGTCGAGCTAGGTGAAATTGAACAGGCGATCGCACAATATTCATCGGTGCAAACCGTGGTTGTCGTGGTGCGGGAGATCGACCAAGACCGACAGCTGGTGGCCTATATTGTGCCCAGCGCAGTCGAAGTTATAAGCAAACAAGAACTGCGATCGCTGCTCAAAAAACGGCTCCCTGTCTACATGATTCCTGCGGCGTTTGTTGTGCTGGATGCGCTTCCTCTAACGGCCAACGGCAAAGTAGACCAAAAAGCATTACCACCCCCAGCGCTGCATAGGGCAGAACCCAGTTTAATGGCGGCTCCTACAACGTCCTTAGAAGCAACGTTAGTGGAAATTTGGGTGAAGCTGCTAGGACAACAAGTGGGCATTGACGACAACTTTTTTGAACTGGGAGGGCACTCCCTCTTAGCCACTCAGTTCGTTTCACGGGTACGCGATCGCCTCCACATCGAGCTGCCCCTGCGCACCATCTTTGAAACCCCGACCATTGCCGAACTGGCGCAGCAGATCAACACTCTCCAAGCAACGCTTCAACCTGACTTCACCGCATTAACGAGCGCTCAGAGCGGAGCCAATTCTCAACGACGTGAGGAAATAGACCTATGA
- a CDS encoding NAD(P)/FAD-dependent oxidoreductase has product MAPTADIIIIGAGISGLAAGCYAQMNGYPSVIFEAHDQPGGLCTAWQRQGYTFDAGIHYIFGTGEGQPFYELWRELGAFEGVEFTNQTEFMQIHGAQGEVLRVHSQPDALEAHLLELAPEDAKLIEGFCQGVRKFKEFDLSMLQQKPKSLMTAADWARLGKQVLPFMGVLGKWSQLSLSDLAAQAKNPFLRRAMPHMFAWPDVPVMVGMSLLAYLDNGNAGSPVGGAIAFSRAIAQRYLALGGEIHYSAPVERVLVEQDQAVGVRLTSGEEHRAARVISACDGRRTIFDLLGGKYLNRRIEKLYDGHLPMHSQFQVSLGVDLDFSPRPHWVTHLLEEPIAIADQPHREIGVKHYGFDPSLAPAGKSVVSLMATTHYRDWQGRDDAQAQADRLIDRMERFYPGLRSAIECIDVITPLSYEKFTGNWQGASCGWLLTKDTLPLMIKGVPKRLPGLGQFYMVSQWTEPGGSLPIVALSGRNMITEICREDGQAFEASVPR; this is encoded by the coding sequence ATGGCCCCTACCGCAGACATCATCATCATTGGCGCTGGCATCTCTGGGCTAGCCGCCGGGTGCTACGCCCAGATGAACGGCTACCCCAGCGTTATTTTTGAAGCCCACGACCAGCCGGGGGGGCTGTGCACCGCGTGGCAGCGCCAGGGCTACACCTTTGATGCGGGCATTCACTACATCTTTGGCACCGGCGAGGGGCAACCCTTCTACGAGCTGTGGCGCGAGTTGGGTGCCTTTGAGGGCGTCGAGTTTACCAACCAGACCGAGTTCATGCAGATCCACGGTGCCCAGGGGGAGGTGCTGCGGGTGCACAGCCAGCCCGACGCGCTAGAGGCGCACCTGCTAGAGCTGGCCCCGGAAGATGCCAAGCTGATTGAGGGCTTCTGCCAGGGGGTGCGCAAGTTTAAAGAATTTGACCTGTCGATGCTGCAACAAAAGCCCAAATCGCTGATGACGGCGGCAGACTGGGCACGGCTGGGCAAGCAGGTACTGCCCTTCATGGGCGTGCTGGGCAAGTGGAGCCAGCTGTCGCTGAGCGACCTGGCGGCCCAGGCAAAGAACCCTTTTCTGCGGCGGGCGATGCCCCATATGTTTGCCTGGCCCGATGTGCCGGTGATGGTGGGCATGTCGCTGCTGGCCTACCTAGACAACGGCAACGCCGGGTCACCCGTGGGGGGTGCGATCGCATTTTCCCGCGCGATCGCCCAGCGCTACCTGGCCCTCGGCGGCGAAATTCACTACTCGGCCCCGGTGGAGCGGGTGCTGGTGGAGCAGGACCAGGCCGTGGGGGTGAGGCTGACCAGCGGCGAAGAACATCGAGCCGCGCGGGTGATCTCCGCCTGCGACGGTCGCCGCACCATCTTCGACCTGCTGGGGGGCAAGTACCTCAACCGCCGCATCGAAAAGCTCTACGACGGGCACCTGCCGATGCACTCTCAGTTTCAGGTGTCGCTAGGGGTAGATCTGGACTTTTCGCCCCGGCCCCACTGGGTGACTCACTTATTAGAAGAGCCGATCGCGATCGCAGACCAGCCCCACCGCGAAATCGGCGTCAAACACTACGGCTTTGACCCGTCGCTAGCCCCAGCGGGCAAATCGGTGGTCAGCCTAATGGCGACCACCCACTACCGCGACTGGCAGGGCCGCGACGATGCCCAAGCGCAGGCCGATCGCCTGATCGATCGCATGGAGCGGTTCTACCCCGGTCTGCGATCGGCCATTGAGTGCATAGATGTGATCACCCCGCTCAGCTACGAAAAATTTACCGGCAACTGGCAGGGGGCCAGCTGCGGCTGGCTGCTGACCAAAGACACCCTGCCCTTAATGATCAAAGGCGTGCCCAAGCGCCTGCCGGGGCTGGGCCAGTTCTACATGGTCAGCCAGTGGACCGAGCCGGGGGGCAGCCTGCCGATCGTGGCGCTGTCGGGCCGGAACATGATCACCGAAATCTGCCGGGAAGACGGGCAGGCGTTTGAGGCATCTGTACCCCGTTAG
- a CDS encoding universal stress protein produces the protein MYSKILVALDNSATSDHLFEQALELAQATQAQLLLVHSLTNQDESSPLPMSAKLDSIYWAPGTELDLEAWRQDWVRYETESLDRLRSQAAIANTVGVTAEFRQLIGNPAAVICKAAQEWGADLILIGNRGRKGLAELFLGSVSNEVMHKAPCSVLVMKAAAIEASQTPDMADIAG, from the coding sequence ATGTACAGCAAAATTCTCGTCGCCCTCGATAACAGCGCCACCAGCGACCATCTCTTTGAGCAGGCCCTCGAACTAGCCCAGGCCACCCAGGCCCAGCTGTTGCTAGTGCACAGCCTCACTAACCAAGACGAAAGCAGCCCCCTACCGATGTCGGCCAAGCTCGACAGCATCTACTGGGCACCGGGCACCGAACTCGATCTAGAAGCCTGGCGTCAAGACTGGGTGCGCTATGAAACCGAAAGTTTGGATCGACTGCGCAGTCAGGCTGCGATCGCCAACACCGTCGGCGTCACCGCCGAATTTCGCCAGCTGATCGGCAACCCCGCCGCCGTCATCTGCAAAGCCGCCCAAGAATGGGGAGCTGACCTGATTTTGATCGGCAACCGGGGCCGCAAAGGCTTGGCCGAACTGTTCCTCGGCAGCGTCAGTAATGAGGTGATGCACAAAGCCCCCTGCTCGGTGCTAGTGATGAAAGCCGCCGCGATCGAAGCCAGTCAAACTCCTGACATGGCTGACATCGCCGGGTAG
- the dnaN gene encoding DNA polymerase III subunit beta, producing the protein MKFICPQNELSAQLSSVSRAVSSRPSRPVLANILVKADIESQSVTLVGFDEVLGIETRFRAQVEEPGTLTLPAKLWGDIVSRLANEDITLESDGDSTTVTLTSSSGRYEVRGLSAEDYPSLPTVDDGEAISLSADALLNGLRGSLFATSGDETKQVLTGVHLLAETDALEFAATDGHRLSVVQTSDDSSTATPAMDVTVPAKALRELERMIQGYSSNEPVALRLDETQVLFDLGAQRLTTRLLEGQYPNYRQLLPKQFARQVTVDRRLLMSSLERIAVLASQKNDIIKITLNSGDQSIALSVEAQEVGSGREELPAQVTGDDLDIAFNVRYLLDGLKAFDTTEVQMQCNAATSPAVFVPLGETKITYLVMPVQIRG; encoded by the coding sequence ATGAAGTTTATCTGCCCCCAGAACGAGCTAAGTGCCCAACTGTCGTCGGTAAGCCGTGCCGTATCGTCGCGCCCCAGTCGGCCTGTGCTGGCCAATATTTTGGTAAAGGCCGATATTGAAAGCCAGTCGGTCACCCTAGTGGGGTTTGACGAAGTGCTGGGCATCGAAACTCGCTTTCGTGCTCAGGTCGAAGAGCCCGGCACCCTAACGCTGCCTGCTAAGCTCTGGGGCGACATTGTGTCGAGGCTGGCCAACGAAGACATTACCCTCGAATCTGACGGCGACAGCACCACCGTTACCCTCACCTCTTCCTCAGGCCGCTACGAGGTGCGGGGCCTCAGCGCCGAAGACTATCCCTCATTGCCTACGGTCGACGATGGCGAAGCGATTTCGCTCTCTGCCGATGCGCTGCTCAACGGCCTGCGTGGCTCGCTGTTTGCCACCAGCGGCGACGAAACCAAGCAGGTGCTCACCGGCGTACACCTGCTTGCTGAAACCGATGCTCTGGAGTTTGCCGCCACCGATGGTCACCGCCTCTCAGTAGTGCAGACCAGTGATGACTCATCCACCGCCACCCCGGCGATGGATGTTACCGTACCGGCCAAGGCTCTACGCGAGCTAGAGCGCATGATTCAGGGCTACAGCTCTAACGAGCCGGTGGCCCTACGCCTCGATGAAACCCAGGTGCTGTTTGACCTGGGGGCACAGCGCCTCACCACTCGCCTGCTGGAGGGGCAGTACCCCAACTATCGGCAGCTGCTGCCCAAGCAGTTTGCCCGCCAAGTCACCGTCGATCGCCGCCTGCTGATGTCGAGCCTGGAGCGGATTGCGGTGCTGGCCAGTCAGAAAAATGACATCATCAAAATCACCCTCAACAGCGGCGATCAATCGATTGCGCTCTCGGTCGAAGCCCAGGAAGTGGGCAGCGGTCGCGAAGAACTGCCCGCCCAGGTGACTGGCGACGACCTCGATATTGCCTTTAACGTGCGCTACCTGCTGGATGGCCTGAAGGCGTTTGATACCACCGAGGTGCAAATGCAGTGCAATGCGGCCACCAGCCCGGCAGTGTTTGTGCCCCTAGGCGAAACCAAGATTACCTACCTGGTGATGCCGGTCCAGATTCGGGGGTAG